One window of Schistocerca cancellata isolate TAMUIC-IGC-003103 chromosome 9, iqSchCanc2.1, whole genome shotgun sequence genomic DNA carries:
- the LOC126101623 gene encoding cuticle protein 9.5-like: MKAVFAVVILGVVAAASAATVPASTSVYQQPQYQPVQYQAVVQPQQVVGGRVVPAVYPGSVASNVYTSGVVPSVYSSGIVRNVYPANVAPVVGGAYPYYPTV, from the exons ATGAAGGCC GTGTTTGCTGTGGTGATCCTGGGCGTGGTGGCCGCTGCCAGCGCCGCCACGGTGCCAGCCAGCACCAGCGTCTACCAGCAGCCGCAGTACCAACCAGTGCAGTACCAGGCCGTGGTGCAGCCCCAGCAGGTGGTGGGTGGCCGCGTCGTGCCGGCGGTATACCCAGGCAGCGTGGCATCGAACGTCTACACCTCAGGAGTGGTCCCCAGCGTCTACTCCTCCGGAATCGTTCGCAACGTCTACCCAGCCAATGTGGCCCCCGTTGTAGGAGGAGCCTACCCTTACTACCCCACCGTCTGA